Part of the Candidatus Margulisiibacteriota bacterium genome, AACGTCGTTTTGTTTTGTATTCTCATCTTTTTGTTTATTAGGTGGTATAAATTCGATTACATCTTGCGGTATTTCGCCGGGAAGTAATTCTTCTACCCAGCCTGATTTTTCTCTTCCGATAGCGTTATATTGCTTTTCGGTAAAATAGGTAAATGTCTTACCCTTAACATATCGTACTTTATCCATAGAATCAATTTGGAATTACAAAATTACATCGTGTTCATGAATCAGTTGAGTTTATATTTAAACTTTATTAAAAAACTTCTTTTGTTGGCGATAATAGGCATTCCGGTAGTCTTCAAAAGACAACTCTTCCGTGTCTATATCAAAGTCTTTAATAAATTCATAATACGTCTTTTCCAACGTAATTGTGGGTAATGCTTTTATCATTCCACGCACATAAGCAAACGCAAATGTATCTATTTGGTTTGCTCTAAAAAACATTAATAGGTTATCTGTGTACTTAGGCATTGAATTCTGTTTTAATACGGTTAATAAATGATTTATTGTTTGCTGACCACAACCCACGATTGTATTCGGAGCGTTCTAAAGCCTCCTGTTCACTCATATTGGCTGCGGTTATAATTTGTGCGTAAAGGGATAATAAAGAGACTACGCCGCCATCTACTAAGTTAATTTTTACTTTATGGTCTATGTCAATCAGGTTTTTAATCCCTATTATATCCATAGGCGAGTGGTTAGTTGTTAAAACTATTGCTCCGGTTGAAAGCCCCTCCCACATTGTATGGCTAAAGTCTTCATAATAATAAGGACATAAATGAAACATTATTGAGTTTTGGAAATTCCTAAAATTCACTTCGGATATAAAGCCATTATAAAAGAATACATTATTTACCCACTGACACTCTGTACCTATTTTTTTGCCAACATAGATCAATGGAGGAAGTGCTATATTATTATATCTTGCCTGTTTATAAAGTTGCACAATCTCAAGCGTACCCCTATCATGCCTTCCAGCGGTAGAATGTAAAAACATAAACTTCTTACTTGTACGTTGTCTTATATCCTGCGATGTCCATGAAGTGAATAAAGAGTTAAGGTGGTTGAAAACTTTAAAAGAATAATAAGATTTACATAACACTTTAGTAAACGGTCTTAAGTCCCAATTTGGGTCTGCGGTTTTAGGATTTGGAACGATGTAGTTTTTAGTTGCATATTTCAATCTACTATATCTTGGAATTTCAAGATGTACATTAACATCACAAAGATGAAATGAATTAACTGTTACGTTTTTAAATATAGACTTAAGCACAGCAACATCTTGCTGTTGGCTTATTGACCCCATATCCATATAAACGTTAACAGTCATATTCATTTGGTATATGTGCAACATAATATTCAGGTGCGGTAATTTTTTGGTAGTTATGTTCCATTAATTTTCTTATAAAATACCAATCATCATACGAATACTTGCTTTCATTTTCCCAGTATTCGATCTTTTTATGAATAATATTCGAAGTCCCACAATGTGATTTTTCTAAAAAGCAATGACTTATATACCAATCATTATTAAATTTAATGTCATCAAAAAAATACCAATCCTTATCCCCTAACTGCTTGGATAGTATCATAAGATGATTTTCTCCAAAGAAATCGTCAGAATCTAAATATGTAATCCAACTACCTTTTGATTTTGTTATACCCACATTTCTGGGTGTTCCCGACCACATAGGTTGTTTTGCTATTTTAAAAAGCTTAATTTTACCATTTACAAATGGTTTACAAATATTATAAGCATCTGCACAACCGTCGCATACGATAATCAGCTCCCAATCTTTGTAAGTTTGGTTAATAACCGAATTAATAGCTCTTATAAGTTTTTGCTCCCTGTTTTTAGCCGCTAAAGGATATTTTCCTAAATAAACAGGCATTATTACGCTTATCATTTATTTAAATATTTATATGTTTTATTTGCGTGTACACATAGGTTATCAATATACGCTTTGCCCCATCTGTTGGCTAGGTCTGGGACTGTTTTTTTTAACATTTTAGAACGTACTAATTCTGTATAACTCGTACAATTGCTATGCTTAACAAATACGCTACCAATAATTAAGTTGCTAAAACCTGCATGAATTGATTTGATGGAATAATCATCCTCGCTCCCATAGTGAGGAAAAGTATCATTATCTAAATGCCCTATTTTAAGAATTAATTGCTTGCTTATAAAGTAACAAAATCCATGGATTAAATAGGCATATAAAGTTGGCTTATTATTAATGTTTTTAAGATATTCTTCTACATTATTAATTGTTTGACAAAGAGCATTATTGCTAACAACTCCAACTATACCAATCTTGTCATTATAATAGGATTTTACTTTATCAAACCAATTAGGAGTAACAATTTCTGCATCGCTATTTAAAAGACATAAACAAGTAAAATCAAAGTTTTTAACAGCATAATCAATTCCTATATTACAGGAGGTGGTAAATCCTTTTGCTTCTTTATTATTAAATATAGTTACGTAATGAAGACTTCTGAAACTATTTACATACTCAGATGTTTCGTTATCTGAGCCATCATTAATAATAATTAATTTTAAATTTTTAGTATTAACAATAACACTTTCAATACACTTTTTAACAACATCTAAATGCCCGTGAACCGGTATAATAACTACGTTTAACATAATTTATAATTAGTGAATTGTTGAAAATACTCAAATCCCTTAATAACCATACCATCACGGGATAATTTGCCACAGTACGGGTCGAAGCATGAACCAAAGTCTATCATAAAGGCATCTTTACCCATAATAGGATAAAGTCTATCAATGAGTATTTTGGTGGTGTACCCGGTGCTAAAACAAAACATCTTAACTCCTAAATAATAAGTTTGAAGTATATCTTTTGTTATTCTGTCAATTTCATTAAACGAATTTGAGCTTGGAGTTTCGATAAAGTATATTTCATCCATTCCGTTAATATCTATTATGTGTTGTAGATGCGAACCGCCTATAAAACATGGCTTATATACACTAATTGCCGAAATAATCTCTCCAATTCTACTATTAACCGATAATTCTTGCCAAAATTCGCCATAATAAAACTTCATTTCCGGGCAGGTATCTTTTAAAAATTTGGCAAATAAATCGCCATTCACATAAAACGTACAATCCAAAAAACAATGATAATAATCGTATTGATTCCTAAAAATTTGCTTCATTGGCTCAGACAATTCGGGTATAAAGGCACTACCATCACAATTAGCCTTCATACCATTTGGAAACATTGCAATAATTTCCCCATCACCGAATCTACTCAATGAGAATGGCTTATTTTCTTTAATAAGATTAAGATAATGTTCTGCTGGTAAATTTAACATAATATCTTTTTAAGATTGTCAAATACTTTATTCCACGTCATATTTTTAATTGTTTCATTCATATCTTTTTGAAATAACGGAGATGCAATTTCAAAATTACTAATTAAATGTTTGCATTTATTT contains:
- a CDS encoding glycosyltransferase, which translates into the protein MLNVVIIPVHGHLDVVKKCIESVIVNTKNLKLIIINDGSDNETSEYVNSFRSLHYVTIFNNKEAKGFTTSCNIGIDYAVKNFDFTCLCLLNSDAEIVTPNWFDKVKSYYNDKIGIVGVVSNNALCQTINNVEEYLKNINNKPTLYAYLIHGFCYFISKQLILKIGHLDNDTFPHYGSEDDYSIKSIHAGFSNLIIGSVFVKHSNCTSYTELVRSKMLKKTVPDLANRWGKAYIDNLCVHANKTYKYLNK
- a CDS encoding glycosyltransferase family A protein; this encodes MISVIMPVYLGKYPLAAKNREQKLIRAINSVINQTYKDWELIIVCDGCADAYNICKPFVNGKIKLFKIAKQPMWSGTPRNVGITKSKGSWITYLDSDDFFGENHLMILSKQLGDKDWYFFDDIKFNNDWYISHCFLEKSHCGTSNIIHKKIEYWENESKYSYDDWYFIRKLMEHNYQKITAPEYYVAHIPNEYDC